GTCCTGTCCGTCGAAGTGCAGACGCTGCCGTGATCCGGGTCGCGTTGCCGGCCCATCTGCGGAAGCTGGCGCAGGTCGACGGAGAGGTAGGACTCGAACTCGACGGTCTGGTGACGCAGCGTTCGGTCCTCGACGCCCTCGAGGCCCGCTATCCGGTGCTGCGCGGGACGATCCGCGACCACGTCACGCAGCAGCGCCGGCCGTTCTTGCGGTTCTTCGCCTGCGAGCAGGATCTGTCCCACGAGCCGCCGGATACGCCGCTGCCCGACGCGGTCGCGAGGGGGACGGAGCCCTTTCTCGTCGTAGGGGCCATGGCCGGCGGCTAGAC
The bacterium DNA segment above includes these coding regions:
- a CDS encoding MoaD/ThiS family protein — encoded protein: MIRVALPAHLRKLAQVDGEVGLELDGLVTQRSVLDALEARYPVLRGTIRDHVTQQRRPFLRFFACEQDLSHEPPDTPLPDAVARGTEPFLVVGAMAGG